A genome region from Schaalia sp. 19OD2882 includes the following:
- the argS gene encoding arginine--tRNA ligase → MTPEELAELIRSALVEAAATGTLPLAEADLPDTVKVERPRNRDHGDWATNVAMQLGKKAGMAPRDFAVALTALLRGKDGIDEVEVAGPGFINIRLGAASAGELARTIVEAGPAYGANSSMAGTHVNLEYVSANPTGPVHLGGARWAAVGDSLARLMVACGAQVTREYYFNDHGSQIDRFARSLLARACGQEAPEDGYGGQYIADIAAQVRADAAAAGEPDPVTLDQDAAVEAFRARGVELMFTEIKQRLASFRSEFDVFFHEDSLHASGAVARAIDVLRERGEVFDQDGAVWLRTTTYGDDKDRVLIKSDGQAAYFAGDVAYYLDKRRRGADAAIYLLGADHHGYIGRMMAMCEAFGDTPGVNMQILIGQMVNLVKDGAPVRMSKRAGTIVTLDDLVDAVGVDAARYALVRVSMDSNLDIDLDLLSSHTNENPVYYVQYAHARTCNVARNAGEHGVAREAGFDPAALDTPADAELLGALAQFPAQIAQAAQLREPHRVARYLESLAAAYHTWYGQCRVTPRGDDPVEAGHVARLWLNDAVTTVLRTGLALLGVDAPERM, encoded by the coding sequence GTGACTCCAGAAGAACTCGCCGAACTCATCCGCTCCGCCCTCGTCGAAGCCGCCGCCACCGGCACCCTGCCCCTGGCCGAAGCCGATCTTCCCGACACCGTCAAGGTCGAGCGACCCCGCAACCGCGACCACGGCGACTGGGCCACCAACGTCGCCATGCAGCTCGGCAAGAAGGCCGGAATGGCCCCCCGCGACTTCGCCGTGGCCCTCACCGCCCTGCTGCGCGGCAAGGACGGAATCGACGAGGTCGAGGTCGCCGGCCCCGGCTTCATCAACATCCGCCTGGGTGCCGCCTCCGCGGGAGAACTCGCGCGGACAATCGTCGAGGCCGGCCCCGCCTACGGCGCCAACTCCTCCATGGCCGGAACCCACGTCAACCTCGAGTACGTCTCGGCCAACCCGACCGGCCCCGTCCACTTGGGCGGCGCGCGCTGGGCGGCCGTCGGCGACTCACTGGCACGCCTCATGGTGGCCTGCGGCGCGCAGGTCACCCGCGAGTACTACTTCAACGACCACGGCAGCCAGATCGACCGCTTCGCCCGTTCGCTGCTGGCCCGCGCCTGCGGCCAGGAGGCCCCCGAGGACGGCTACGGCGGCCAGTACATTGCCGACATCGCCGCCCAGGTGCGTGCCGACGCCGCGGCCGCCGGTGAGCCCGACCCGGTGACCCTTGACCAGGACGCCGCAGTCGAAGCCTTTCGGGCTCGTGGCGTGGAACTCATGTTCACCGAGATCAAACAGCGCCTGGCCTCTTTCCGCAGCGAATTCGACGTCTTCTTCCACGAGGACTCCCTGCACGCCTCGGGCGCCGTGGCCCGCGCCATCGACGTCCTGCGTGAGCGCGGAGAGGTCTTCGACCAGGACGGCGCCGTGTGGCTGCGCACCACCACCTACGGCGACGACAAGGACCGGGTCCTCATCAAGTCCGACGGACAGGCCGCCTACTTCGCCGGAGACGTCGCCTACTACTTGGACAAGCGCCGGCGCGGGGCCGACGCCGCGATCTACCTGCTGGGAGCGGACCACCACGGCTACATCGGTCGCATGATGGCAATGTGCGAGGCCTTCGGTGACACGCCGGGCGTCAACATGCAGATCCTCATCGGTCAGATGGTCAACCTCGTCAAGGACGGGGCTCCTGTGCGCATGTCCAAGCGTGCCGGCACCATCGTCACCCTGGACGACCTCGTCGACGCCGTCGGGGTGGACGCCGCCCGCTACGCCCTGGTGCGCGTGTCCATGGACTCCAACCTGGACATCGACCTGGACCTGCTGTCCTCGCACACCAATGAGAACCCCGTCTACTACGTCCAGTACGCGCACGCCCGCACATGCAATGTGGCCCGCAACGCCGGCGAACACGGGGTCGCCCGAGAGGCGGGCTTCGACCCGGCCGCCCTGGACACCCCGGCCGACGCCGAGCTTTTGGGGGCACTGGCCCAGTTCCCCGCCCAGATCGCCCAGGCCGCCCAGCTGCGCGAACCCCACCGAGTCGCTCGCTACTTGGAGTCCCTGGCCGCCGCCTATCACACGTGGTACGGCCAGTGCCGTGTCACCCCCCGCGGGGACGACCCGGTCGAGGCCGGTCACGTGGCCCGCCTGTGGCTCAACGACGCGGTCACCACCGTGCTGCGCACAGGCCTGGCGCTGCTGGGCGTGGACGCCCCCGAGAGGATGTGA
- a CDS encoding peptide deformylase has protein sequence MSILPIRVWGDEVLHNRAREVGEIDEAVRTLVADMVETMHAADGVGLAAPQVGHGLRIFVWHHEGGHPWDARLDPAERPGPSSGVVIDPVLELSDLPQRAADPDTEMEGCLSLPGLAYPVVRATRAILTGRDLDGEPLRIEACGWLARIFQHEFDHLDGIVYTQRLGSPWAQRAERAIAAAGWNGGQWDPSAAEDDAPSRTRARRPRRGPGRMRLAGRGR, from the coding sequence ATGAGCATTCTGCCGATCCGAGTGTGGGGCGACGAGGTCCTGCACAACCGAGCCCGCGAGGTGGGCGAGATCGACGAGGCCGTGCGCACCTTGGTTGCCGACATGGTCGAGACCATGCACGCCGCCGACGGAGTCGGGCTGGCGGCCCCGCAGGTGGGGCATGGGCTGCGGATCTTCGTCTGGCACCATGAGGGCGGCCACCCGTGGGACGCTCGCCTGGATCCCGCCGAGCGGCCGGGGCCGAGTTCGGGCGTGGTCATCGACCCGGTCCTGGAACTGTCCGACCTGCCTCAGCGTGCAGCCGACCCGGACACGGAGATGGAGGGGTGCCTGTCGCTGCCGGGACTTGCCTACCCGGTGGTGCGAGCCACACGCGCCATCCTGACTGGGCGTGACCTGGATGGAGAGCCACTGCGCATCGAGGCGTGCGGGTGGCTGGCGCGTATTTTCCAGCACGAGTTCGACCACCTCGACGGCATTGTCTACACCCAACGTCTGGGGTCCCCGTGGGCCCAGCGAGCTGAACGAGCCATCGCCGCAGCCGGGTGGAACGGGGGACAATGGGACCCGAGTGCAGCAGAGGACGACGCGCCCTCCCGGACGCGGGCACGCCGCCCTCGTCGAGGGCCAGGAAGAATGCGCCTGGCAGGCCGTGGCAGGTGA
- the hrpB gene encoding ATP-dependent helicase HrpB: MTSDFDRLLARPPELPVVEGLPEVVRALVGADTLVVTAPPGSGKTSLLPALLAGHFDGRILVTQPRRVAVRAAARRLAGLLGEPLGESVGHTVRGESSCSGTTRVEFATPGVLVRRLLRDPDLHGVDAVMIDEFHERQLDTDLVLAMLLAGRQAGRTKAHLTVTSATLDTAMLLPHLRRHCDAEPALVDVPGRIHPLRTLWAPPPRGVGPLVTDRLGRTVVDRRFCAHVARTIARALDEGDGDVLVFLPGVWEIDEVARSLGNPEGVEVLVLHGNVSASTQDRILSPRNDGRRHVVLSTSVAESSLTVPGVRTVVDAGLAREPRFDPARGAGMLVTVPASRARGDQRAGRAARLGPGTVLRCWEEAESARRPARTRPEIETADVTEVVLQCATWRRLGLPEPALPTPVPDGAATAARQSLQAMWALEESGEVTDLGVSLAALPLEPGLARALLESAALVGAHEAAGLVAFLAEEPRVRDADLARLFTQVKHGSELELGGRMRAQAQRLERLVSADMVQDTWAGLGLAVEGDQWAKALRPGTSSEALALVVALAHPRWIARLRPGTSRYLMVDGQGAQLPPSSPLEGSTWLAVAELQRTPGVSDALIRSAAPINPVVAEYAATPMRQGRFEANLVQGRIRGRRVEALGAIELVSRHLDAVPEGTALDVLGKALQREGLGLLEWPRAAQELRWRMTALHEALGPPWPDVSDAALAARAAMWLAGDLPGLAAGAPLSRIDTLAALRAMLPWPEAARLDELAPERVEIPTGATRSLDWSSGRPILTLRVQEAFGWVDSPTFADGRVALVVHLTDPAGRPTAVTSDLRSFWSGPYQQVRSHLRGRYPKHPWPEDPFTEKPTSRAKPRPRT; this comes from the coding sequence GTGACCTCCGACTTCGACCGTCTGCTGGCCCGGCCGCCCGAACTCCCCGTCGTCGAGGGCCTGCCGGAGGTGGTCCGAGCTCTCGTTGGCGCAGACACACTGGTGGTCACTGCTCCCCCGGGCTCGGGCAAGACGAGCCTGCTTCCGGCGCTTCTTGCCGGCCACTTCGACGGCAGGATCCTCGTCACCCAGCCGCGGCGTGTGGCAGTGCGAGCGGCCGCCAGGCGGCTCGCAGGCCTGCTCGGTGAGCCCTTGGGAGAATCCGTCGGGCACACGGTGCGCGGCGAGTCCTCGTGCTCGGGCACGACGCGCGTCGAATTCGCCACCCCCGGTGTCCTGGTGCGGCGCCTCCTACGCGATCCTGACCTGCACGGGGTCGACGCGGTGATGATCGACGAGTTCCACGAACGCCAACTCGACACTGATCTGGTCCTGGCAATGCTCTTGGCCGGTCGCCAAGCGGGACGTACGAAAGCTCACCTGACGGTGACCTCGGCCACCCTGGACACCGCGATGCTGCTGCCGCACCTGCGAAGGCACTGCGATGCGGAGCCTGCCCTGGTCGATGTCCCCGGACGCATCCACCCCCTTCGCACCCTGTGGGCGCCGCCTCCGCGCGGTGTCGGCCCGCTGGTGACCGACCGCTTGGGACGCACCGTCGTGGACCGCCGTTTCTGCGCGCATGTGGCCCGCACGATCGCTCGCGCCCTGGACGAGGGCGATGGCGACGTCCTCGTCTTCCTTCCGGGAGTGTGGGAGATCGACGAGGTCGCCCGCTCTCTGGGCAACCCCGAGGGGGTCGAGGTCCTCGTCCTGCACGGCAATGTGAGCGCCTCCACGCAGGACCGCATCCTCAGCCCCCGCAATGACGGGCGTCGCCACGTGGTGCTGTCCACCTCCGTGGCGGAGTCCTCGCTGACGGTGCCCGGTGTGCGCACGGTCGTCGACGCTGGCCTTGCCCGCGAGCCGCGCTTCGATCCGGCGCGGGGTGCAGGCATGTTGGTGACGGTTCCCGCCTCGCGGGCCCGTGGCGACCAGCGGGCCGGGCGCGCCGCCCGACTGGGGCCGGGCACGGTCCTGCGCTGCTGGGAGGAGGCGGAGTCCGCGCGCAGACCCGCCCGCACGCGCCCCGAGATCGAGACCGCCGACGTCACCGAGGTGGTTCTCCAGTGCGCGACCTGGCGCCGCCTGGGCCTTCCCGAACCCGCCCTTCCCACTCCGGTGCCCGATGGTGCGGCCACGGCCGCCCGGCAGTCCTTGCAGGCGATGTGGGCGTTGGAGGAGAGCGGAGAGGTCACGGACCTGGGCGTCAGCCTTGCTGCGCTTCCGCTGGAGCCCGGACTGGCCCGCGCTCTGCTCGAATCGGCCGCTCTGGTGGGTGCACATGAGGCCGCAGGCCTGGTCGCTTTCCTTGCGGAGGAGCCGCGCGTCCGGGACGCGGACCTTGCGAGGCTGTTCACACAGGTCAAGCACGGGTCGGAGCTTGAGCTCGGCGGGCGAATGCGTGCACAGGCCCAGCGCCTGGAGCGTCTTGTCAGCGCTGACATGGTCCAGGACACGTGGGCGGGGCTGGGCCTCGCCGTCGAAGGTGACCAGTGGGCGAAGGCCCTTCGACCGGGCACTTCCTCCGAAGCCCTCGCCCTCGTCGTCGCATTGGCGCACCCGCGGTGGATCGCCCGCCTGCGCCCGGGGACGAGCCGCTACCTGATGGTGGACGGACAGGGCGCACAACTGCCGCCCTCGTCACCACTCGAGGGCAGCACATGGTTGGCGGTCGCCGAGTTGCAAAGGACCCCCGGCGTCAGCGACGCCCTCATCCGCTCCGCCGCCCCGATCAACCCCGTGGTCGCCGAGTACGCGGCCACACCCATGCGTCAGGGGCGCTTCGAGGCGAACCTGGTCCAGGGGCGCATTCGAGGGCGCCGCGTGGAGGCCCTTGGCGCCATTGAGTTGGTCTCGCGACACCTGGACGCAGTGCCTGAGGGAACGGCGCTCGACGTTCTCGGCAAGGCGCTGCAGCGAGAGGGTCTTGGCCTGCTCGAATGGCCGCGCGCCGCCCAGGAACTGCGCTGGCGCATGACCGCCTTGCACGAGGCACTGGGCCCACCCTGGCCGGATGTCTCCGACGCCGCCTTGGCCGCCCGGGCAGCCATGTGGCTGGCCGGCGACCTGCCGGGGCTCGCCGCGGGAGCACCACTGTCACGGATCGACACCCTCGCTGCCCTTCGGGCCATGCTGCCGTGGCCCGAGGCCGCGCGCCTGGACGAACTGGCCCCGGAGCGTGTGGAGATACCCACGGGCGCCACCCGCTCCTTGGACTGGTCCAGCGGTCGCCCCATCCTCACCTTGCGTGTGCAGGAGGCCTTCGGTTGGGTCGACTCCCCGACCTTCGCCGATGGGCGTGTCGCTCTTGTCGTCCACTTGACGGACCCGGCGGGGCGCCCCACGGCGGTGACCTCCGACCTGAGGAGTTTCTGGTCCGGCCCCTATCAGCAGGTGCGCTCCCACCTGCGGGGCCGTTACCCGAAGCATCCCTGGCCGGAGGACCCCTTCACCGAGAAGCCGACGTCGCGGGCAAAGCCTCGGCCCCGCACCTGA
- a CDS encoding aminopeptidase C translates to MTAPATGSDNARTPITTETIEACVRAAQDPQALVARNAVTRSGVDACATDRTKVVATPTVVSHKLDTWKVTSQKKSGRCWLFSSLNLLRDTARARLGIKDFEFSQNHAMFWDKFERANWFLTDIIATADQPLDGRLLQFLLADVLGDGGQWDMAVSVYLKHGVVPKQAMPETACSGNTDDMNPILRTLLRRSALELRELAAAGAGAETLAAAKDDVLAKVWRILVICLGEPPTSIEWTWRDDEGEFHRGGTLTPTQFYDTYVGIDLTQYVCLVDDPRPEHPKGRALSVDNLGNVVGGRRIRYVNTDIDVIKRLAAATIVAGEPVWFGADVTPQSDRDSGLLVSGLYDHTGLFGLDLSTSKLQRVLTGESAMNHAMLFTGVDLDDAGSPRRWRVENSWGEEPGDKGFYTMDDQWFTDYVFEVVVHVDRLPEDLRPALSEEPIHLPAWDPMGTLA, encoded by the coding sequence ATGACCGCCCCTGCCACCGGTTCCGACAACGCCCGCACACCCATCACCACGGAAACGATCGAGGCTTGTGTGCGCGCGGCACAGGACCCGCAGGCCCTTGTCGCCCGCAACGCGGTCACCCGCAGTGGTGTCGACGCATGCGCGACCGACCGGACAAAGGTCGTCGCCACACCCACGGTCGTCTCCCACAAGCTCGACACGTGGAAGGTCACCTCCCAGAAGAAGTCCGGCAGGTGCTGGCTCTTCTCCTCACTGAACCTGCTGCGAGACACCGCCCGGGCGCGTCTGGGAATCAAGGACTTCGAGTTCTCCCAGAACCACGCGATGTTCTGGGACAAGTTCGAACGCGCCAACTGGTTCCTCACCGACATCATCGCCACCGCCGACCAGCCACTGGACGGCCGTCTGCTCCAGTTCCTCCTGGCCGATGTCCTCGGAGACGGTGGCCAGTGGGACATGGCGGTCTCCGTCTACCTCAAGCACGGGGTCGTCCCCAAACAGGCCATGCCCGAGACCGCATGCTCTGGCAACACCGACGACATGAACCCGATCCTGCGCACCCTGCTGCGCCGCAGCGCCCTCGAACTGCGAGAACTCGCCGCCGCCGGAGCCGGTGCCGAGACGCTGGCCGCCGCGAAGGACGACGTCCTTGCCAAGGTCTGGCGGATCCTCGTCATCTGCCTGGGCGAGCCCCCGACCTCGATCGAATGGACGTGGCGCGACGACGAGGGCGAATTCCACCGTGGCGGCACCCTGACCCCCACCCAGTTCTACGACACCTATGTCGGCATCGACCTCACCCAGTACGTGTGCCTGGTCGACGACCCCCGTCCCGAGCACCCCAAGGGGCGGGCCCTGAGCGTCGACAACCTTGGAAATGTCGTGGGCGGGCGCCGGATTCGCTACGTGAACACCGACATCGACGTCATCAAGCGTCTCGCGGCAGCCACGATCGTTGCAGGCGAACCCGTGTGGTTCGGTGCCGACGTCACACCCCAGTCGGACCGCGACTCCGGTCTGCTGGTCTCGGGACTGTACGACCACACGGGCCTGTTCGGCCTCGACCTGTCAACGTCCAAGCTCCAGAGGGTCCTCACCGGCGAGTCGGCCATGAACCACGCCATGCTCTTCACCGGAGTCGACCTTGACGATGCCGGGAGCCCGCGCCGCTGGCGCGTGGAGAACTCCTGGGGTGAAGAGCCCGGTGACAAGGGCTTCTACACGATGGACGACCAGTGGTTCACGGACTACGTCTTCGAGGTCGTCGTCCACGTCGACCGTCTGCCCGAGGACCTGCGCCCGGCACTGTCCGAAGAGCCCATCCACCTGCCCGCCTGGGACCCGATGGGCACGCTGGCCTGA
- a CDS encoding aldose-1-epimerase, whose product MPPAASGKELVLTSGDYVARVVTVGAGIAGLTLRGVDLLQPHAVTEIPEGYLGKTLVPWPNRIANGSYTWQGIRHDVPVNEGETGCALHGLMCWVDWEVVHADKDSATLGTFIAPRPGYPWALQCWVTYALCAEKGLSVTVATKNIGVEAAPYGASSHPYLTVGLTEVDEYSMTIPAATVAEVDEDLIPVALRPAGDLDLDLREGRVLGTARIDHAFTDLPEGPWTVRLTIPATGSWVEIESDARWVQVYTGERLGRRGVAVEPMTCAPNAFNSGDGLVELEPGVTHSLTFTVRGHVA is encoded by the coding sequence ATGCCCCCTGCAGCATCCGGCAAGGAACTCGTCCTGACCAGTGGCGACTACGTCGCACGAGTCGTCACTGTGGGGGCTGGGATCGCCGGGCTGACTCTGCGCGGGGTCGATCTGCTCCAACCGCATGCTGTGACCGAGATCCCCGAAGGGTACTTGGGCAAGACGCTGGTCCCGTGGCCCAATCGCATCGCCAACGGCTCCTACACGTGGCAGGGGATCCGCCACGACGTGCCTGTCAACGAGGGCGAGACGGGCTGCGCCCTGCACGGGCTCATGTGCTGGGTTGACTGGGAGGTGGTGCACGCGGACAAGGACTCGGCGACTCTGGGGACCTTCATCGCTCCCAGGCCCGGTTACCCGTGGGCCCTCCAATGCTGGGTCACCTACGCGTTGTGCGCGGAAAAGGGCCTGTCGGTGACCGTTGCGACGAAGAACATCGGCGTCGAGGCCGCTCCCTACGGGGCCAGCAGTCACCCTTACCTGACCGTGGGCCTGACCGAGGTGGACGAGTACTCGATGACGATTCCCGCTGCGACGGTGGCCGAAGTCGACGAGGACCTCATCCCTGTGGCCCTGCGCCCTGCGGGCGACCTGGACCTGGATCTGCGCGAGGGACGGGTCCTCGGGACCGCTCGCATCGACCACGCCTTCACCGATCTTCCGGAGGGGCCGTGGACGGTGCGTCTGACGATCCCGGCCACGGGCTCGTGGGTGGAGATCGAGTCCGACGCGCGATGGGTCCAGGTCTACACGGGCGAAAGGCTGGGCCGACGCGGGGTGGCAGTTGAACCGATGACCTGCGCCCCCAACGCCTTCAACTCCGGGGACGGCCTGGTCGAGTTGGAACCCGGGGTCACACATTCCTTGACCTTCACTGTGCGCGGGCACGTGGCCTGA
- the lysA gene encoding diaminopimelate decarboxylase, whose translation MESTDLDHVPVGDLVCPEPDERPDIWPWTATRDEDGVLRLGGVAATDLARDHATPIFVMDRADLRGRATVWATTMAEEFWEGYGMAGGDAFYAGKAFLCADVVRTVTEAGMGVDTASLGELTLALRAGAAPSKVGLHGNNKLDAEIELALSAGNGQGIERIFVDSLPEVAQIEGIAAAKGVVARVMIRIKTGVHAGGNSYISTGHEDQKFGVGAFDGQLDQVVDAIKASPHLELRGLHSHIGSQIQGSAGFVEAAGIVMDVLAKVSAQVGAPLREIDLGGGVGVAHTGADPVPTSPAEVIREVARVIRDKADALGIPVPRVSVEPGRSVVGPTTVTLYRVGAVKDAILGEDLKRRRYVAVDGGMADNIRPALYGARYTATLANRVSEAPLVRSRVVGKHCESGDVVVWDVDLPCDVTAGDLLVVPVTGAYGYSMASNYNMLTKPGVVAVEDGRTQWIVRPQTVEDLLALDAGLDAGPSGRG comes from the coding sequence GTGGAGTCCACCGACCTGGACCACGTGCCCGTCGGCGACCTGGTCTGCCCCGAACCCGACGAGCGGCCCGACATCTGGCCGTGGACCGCCACCAGGGACGAGGACGGGGTCCTGCGCCTGGGTGGTGTGGCCGCCACGGACCTGGCCCGCGACCACGCCACCCCGATCTTCGTCATGGACCGCGCCGACCTGCGCGGACGCGCCACCGTGTGGGCCACCACCATGGCCGAGGAGTTCTGGGAGGGCTACGGCATGGCCGGCGGCGACGCCTTCTACGCCGGCAAGGCGTTCCTGTGTGCGGATGTGGTGCGCACCGTGACCGAAGCCGGAATGGGGGTCGACACCGCATCCCTTGGGGAACTCACCCTGGCACTGCGAGCCGGCGCCGCGCCCTCGAAGGTGGGCCTGCACGGCAACAACAAACTGGATGCGGAGATCGAATTGGCCCTGTCCGCCGGAAACGGTCAGGGCATCGAACGCATCTTCGTCGACTCCCTGCCCGAGGTCGCCCAGATCGAAGGAATCGCCGCCGCCAAGGGCGTCGTGGCCCGGGTGATGATCCGCATCAAGACCGGAGTGCACGCCGGCGGCAACTCCTACATCTCCACCGGCCACGAGGACCAGAAGTTCGGCGTGGGTGCCTTCGACGGCCAACTGGACCAGGTCGTGGACGCCATCAAGGCCAGCCCCCACCTGGAGCTGCGTGGCCTGCACAGTCACATCGGCTCACAGATCCAGGGCAGCGCGGGTTTCGTCGAAGCCGCCGGGATCGTCATGGACGTCCTGGCGAAGGTCAGCGCCCAGGTCGGCGCCCCCCTGCGGGAGATCGACCTGGGTGGGGGAGTGGGCGTGGCCCACACCGGCGCGGATCCGGTCCCCACTTCTCCGGCCGAGGTCATCCGCGAGGTCGCCCGCGTCATCCGCGACAAGGCTGACGCACTGGGCATCCCCGTGCCGAGGGTCTCGGTCGAGCCCGGCCGCAGCGTCGTGGGACCGACCACCGTCACCCTGTACCGTGTCGGCGCCGTCAAGGACGCGATCCTGGGCGAGGACTTGAAGAGGCGCCGTTACGTTGCCGTTGACGGAGGCATGGCGGACAACATTCGCCCGGCCCTGTACGGGGCCCGCTACACCGCGACTTTGGCCAACCGCGTCTCCGAAGCGCCCTTGGTGCGCTCACGGGTGGTCGGCAAGCACTGTGAGAGCGGGGACGTGGTCGTGTGGGACGTGGACCTGCCCTGTGACGTCACCGCCGGTGATCTGCTGGTCGTGCCGGTGACCGGCGCCTACGGGTACTCGATGGCCTCGAACTACAACATGCTCACCAAGCCCGGTGTCGTGGCTGTGGAGGACGGCCGCACCCAGTGGATCGTGCGCCCGCAGACCGTTGAGGACCTGCTGGCCTTGGATGCGGGCCTGGACGCGGGGCCGTCGGGTCGGGGTTGA
- a CDS encoding S8 family serine peptidase: MMRPRGFSAQLVGAAALAAALLVPAAAIAPAASAADATEQAIVSADITTQSGGVEKGVPRNYAVNLALEASDAQFADLVTRAEGLGGVVLEKYPQLRSFFVQASSGDFAGKLNNAAAGVGIPVTSIGPTRQAPVSGAEIVVADADQSAIARARLGASALESQLDEADSAAPDPFTGWDQVAIGAVEAQSVDVPLEKAVVGVLDSGVDGTHEDLVGQIDEALSVGCQRNGVPDTSWNAWQDDNGHGTHVAGTIAAAHNGIGIDGVAPTNVTIAAVKVSNVNGLFYPEYTVCGFVWAADHGFDVTNNSYYVDPWMYWLPTEPTQAAGLEVVTRAVEHAHGKGVVNVAAAGNADHDNDNPTLDSSSPNDMGSAGAIKDRNVEGGVDIPTMIPSVVSTSAVQPAEWKPPYDNAPLVRASFSNYGAKNVDIAAPGRRVASTYPKAVAQAQGLPTPYAALSGTSMAAPHVAGVAALIKGIHPNATADQVIEVLKKHAAEHYDRLQPSETNGVFKEYRGAGLVNALSAVLKDQPKPTIGTVEYSTDGKTWAPLEGASVPTTISIRVGLTGPVTAATLDVDGLATAEAQASGAFDGSVELKAASVDLSTRAAQTSGDGVRAAGPAVTVKVSAQGRNKDARADDDVSASVAFTVRTAPTPTPNDPSKPTPADPGKPAPADPTKPSPSAPGSDVVTVSAESAQAGDLARTGAPLTNVLLGAFALVVIGGVAVLFASRRIRRSQD, encoded by the coding sequence ATGATGCGTCCACGAGGTTTCAGTGCCCAATTGGTGGGTGCGGCCGCACTGGCGGCCGCACTGCTGGTTCCAGCCGCCGCCATCGCCCCTGCGGCCAGTGCGGCCGATGCCACCGAGCAGGCCATCGTGTCCGCGGACATCACCACGCAGAGCGGCGGCGTGGAGAAAGGGGTTCCGCGCAACTACGCGGTGAACCTGGCCCTTGAGGCCAGTGACGCGCAGTTCGCCGACCTCGTCACCCGGGCCGAAGGACTTGGCGGCGTGGTGCTGGAGAAGTACCCGCAATTGCGTTCCTTCTTCGTCCAGGCGTCCTCCGGAGACTTCGCCGGCAAACTCAACAATGCGGCTGCAGGTGTCGGAATCCCCGTGACCTCCATCGGCCCGACCCGTCAAGCGCCTGTCTCCGGGGCGGAGATCGTCGTGGCCGACGCGGACCAGAGCGCAATCGCTCGCGCACGCCTGGGCGCCTCTGCCCTGGAGTCGCAGCTGGACGAGGCCGACTCCGCCGCCCCCGACCCCTTCACCGGATGGGACCAGGTGGCCATCGGGGCCGTGGAAGCCCAGAGCGTCGACGTGCCACTGGAGAAAGCAGTCGTGGGCGTCCTCGACTCCGGAGTCGACGGGACCCATGAGGACCTCGTGGGACAGATCGACGAGGCACTGTCGGTCGGCTGCCAGCGCAATGGCGTGCCCGACACCTCCTGGAATGCCTGGCAGGACGACAACGGCCACGGCACCCACGTGGCCGGCACGATCGCAGCTGCACACAATGGCATCGGCATTGACGGCGTGGCGCCCACGAATGTGACCATCGCCGCGGTCAAGGTGTCGAACGTCAACGGCCTCTTCTACCCCGAATACACGGTGTGCGGCTTCGTGTGGGCCGCTGACCATGGCTTCGACGTGACCAACAACTCCTACTACGTCGACCCGTGGATGTACTGGCTGCCCACCGAACCCACTCAGGCAGCGGGCCTTGAGGTGGTCACCCGCGCCGTCGAACACGCCCACGGCAAGGGAGTGGTCAACGTGGCCGCCGCAGGCAACGCCGACCATGACAATGACAACCCGACCCTGGACTCCTCGAGCCCCAATGACATGGGCAGTGCAGGTGCCATCAAGGACCGCAACGTGGAAGGCGGGGTCGACATCCCGACCATGATCCCCTCGGTGGTGTCCACCTCCGCAGTGCAGCCGGCCGAATGGAAGCCGCCGTACGACAACGCTCCGCTGGTGCGCGCAAGCTTTTCCAACTACGGCGCGAAGAACGTCGACATCGCCGCCCCCGGGCGCCGAGTGGCATCGACCTACCCCAAGGCGGTCGCTCAGGCCCAAGGTCTTCCCACCCCGTATGCGGCGCTCAGCGGAACGTCAATGGCAGCGCCTCACGTCGCCGGTGTTGCCGCCCTGATCAAGGGCATCCACCCCAATGCCACGGCCGACCAGGTCATCGAAGTGCTGAAGAAGCACGCGGCCGAACACTACGACCGCCTGCAGCCCTCGGAGACCAACGGAGTCTTCAAGGAATACCGGGGAGCGGGCCTGGTCAACGCCCTGTCCGCAGTGCTCAAGGACCAGCCCAAGCCCACCATCGGCACCGTCGAGTACTCGACGGACGGCAAGACCTGGGCACCTCTTGAGGGCGCCTCGGTCCCCACGACGATCTCCATTCGTGTCGGCCTCACCGGACCGGTGACAGCGGCGACCCTGGACGTGGACGGCCTGGCCACCGCCGAAGCACAGGCCAGTGGAGCATTTGACGGTTCGGTGGAGCTCAAGGCCGCATCGGTTGACCTCTCGACCCGCGCGGCACAGACCTCAGGTGACGGTGTGCGCGCCGCCGGCCCTGCGGTGACCGTCAAGGTCAGCGCCCAAGGCCGCAACAAGGATGCGCGTGCCGATGACGACGTGAGTGCCTCGGTGGCCTTCACCGTCCGCACGGCACCCACGCCTACGCCCAATGATCCTTCCAAGCCCACGCCGGCCGACCCGGGAAAGCCCGCGCCGGCCGACCCGACCAAGCCTTCACCGTCCGCGCCGGGCAGTGACGTCGTCACGGTCTCGGCCGAGTCCGCACAGGCCGGTGACCTGGCCAGGACGGGCGCCCCGCTGACGAATGTCCTCCTCGGCGCCTTCGCTCTGGTGGTCATTGGCGGTGTGGCGGTGCTGTTCGCATCGCGTCGCATTCGCCGCAGCCAGGACTGA